Proteins co-encoded in one Synechococcus elongatus PCC 6301 genomic window:
- the cobM gene encoding precorrin-4 C(11)-methyltransferase translates to MWFVPPFRESRVVSFSAGVYFVGVGPGDPELMTVRAQKLIAAADVLLYTDSLVPPAILADARPDAERLPTAHRTLEEILPILKERVAAGAIVARLHDGDPSLYSTIAEQIAGLRSQDIPYQVIPGVSAFQAAAARLGQELTLPGLVQTIILTRCAGRIGLPDRESLSSLAAHQASLCLYLSARQAEKAQTELLEHYSPETPIAVCYRLGWPDEAIWLGKLSELAQITQDQQLDRTVLYLISPALQAVETGRSQLYNPDYHHLFRPETTAARSPQPS, encoded by the coding sequence ATGTGGTTCGTCCCGCCATTTCGGGAGAGTCGCGTAGTGAGCTTTAGTGCAGGCGTTTACTTCGTCGGGGTCGGCCCGGGTGACCCGGAGCTAATGACGGTACGGGCTCAAAAGCTGATTGCCGCCGCCGATGTTCTGCTCTACACCGATTCCTTGGTGCCCCCGGCAATTTTGGCGGATGCAAGGCCAGACGCAGAACGACTGCCAACGGCCCATCGCACGCTGGAAGAGATTTTGCCAATCCTCAAAGAGCGAGTGGCCGCGGGAGCGATCGTGGCGCGGCTCCACGACGGCGATCCCAGCCTCTACAGCACGATCGCGGAACAGATCGCAGGGTTGCGATCGCAGGACATTCCCTATCAAGTTATTCCTGGCGTCAGCGCCTTTCAAGCAGCGGCCGCTCGACTCGGGCAAGAACTGACTTTGCCGGGACTGGTTCAGACGATCATCCTGACTCGCTGTGCCGGTCGAATTGGACTGCCCGATCGCGAATCCCTCTCGTCCTTAGCCGCGCATCAAGCTAGCCTCTGTCTCTATCTGAGCGCTCGCCAAGCGGAAAAAGCGCAGACGGAATTGCTGGAACATTACTCCCCAGAAACGCCGATCGCAGTTTGCTATCGACTGGGTTGGCCAGATGAAGCGATTTGGCTAGGGAAACTGTCGGAACTGGCGCAGATCACTCAAGATCAGCAACTCGATCGCACGGTGCTCTATCTGATCAGTCCTGCTTTACAAGCCGTCGAGACTGGGCGATCGCAGCTCTACAATCCCGACTATCACCATCTGTTTCGGCCAGAAACTACAGCAGCACGATCGCCCCAGCCATCATGA
- a CDS encoding EamA family transporter, whose protein sequence is MPTEIRLAPWLLLASLTATCEATKDLFAKRSLQQLSATRLAALLSLLTTLLLLPIVLWQGIPAIGPNFWWSCLLGSSLNLVAFWLYARALQMGELSLVAPIVNLTPLFLLLTSPLIVAEHLAWQGSAGVILLVIGAYQLNRRDRDSSSRLQPLIDLWQQPAQRIMVVVAFLWSITSNLDKIGVQSSDPYFWLLCLFGSTGIVLLILGRGLGPVRKYPWRSLSAMAIFNSVGVVAQMVALNQATVVQIISVKRLSTLIGVVYGAVFFGEKQLRQRFLGAALMMAGAIVLL, encoded by the coding sequence ATGCCCACGGAGATTCGCTTGGCACCTTGGTTACTACTTGCCAGCCTGACAGCCACCTGTGAGGCGACCAAAGACCTGTTTGCCAAGCGCAGCTTGCAGCAACTCTCGGCCACGCGTCTAGCCGCGTTGCTCTCGCTCCTCACAACGCTACTCCTCTTGCCGATTGTGCTCTGGCAGGGGATTCCGGCGATCGGGCCCAACTTTTGGTGGAGCTGCTTGCTGGGCAGCAGCCTCAATTTAGTGGCCTTTTGGCTCTACGCACGGGCGCTGCAAATGGGTGAGTTATCGCTCGTAGCCCCGATCGTTAACCTGACACCCCTGTTTCTACTGCTGACTTCGCCGCTGATTGTGGCAGAACATTTGGCTTGGCAGGGCAGCGCTGGCGTGATCTTGCTCGTGATTGGTGCCTATCAACTGAATCGCCGCGATCGCGACAGTAGCTCTCGATTACAACCGCTGATCGATCTCTGGCAGCAGCCAGCTCAACGAATCATGGTGGTCGTGGCTTTCCTCTGGAGTATCACCAGCAACCTCGACAAAATCGGCGTCCAGTCCTCTGATCCCTATTTCTGGCTGCTCTGTCTGTTTGGCAGCACCGGCATCGTGCTGCTGATCTTGGGGCGCGGCTTAGGGCCTGTCCGAAAATACCCTTGGCGATCGCTCAGTGCCATGGCGATTTTCAACAGCGTTGGCGTCGTCGCGCAAATGGTGGCGCTCAACCAAGCCACGGTCGTACAAATCATTTCCGTCAAACGGCTCAGCACCCTGATTGGCGTCGTCTACGGCGCAGTCTTTTTTGGTGAAAAGCAGCTCCGACAGCGCTTTTTGGGCGCGGCGCTCATGATGGCTGGGGCGATCGTGCTGCTGTAG
- the radC gene encoding RadC family protein, with translation MATSGLRVADLPEDERPRERLMRSGASSLSTAELLAILLGTGQGPGGLSAVGLGQLLLSQLGEHQREPLRVLRQITVTELMQIPGIGPAKATAIAAAIELGKRIYQTTTSELLPITSPEAAAKALSADLMWAEQERFALLLLDVRHNLLAQRVLTIGTATETLANPREIFREALRLGATRLIVAHNHPSGQVDPSSADLSLTEQLLQLGQALELPVLDHLILGQGHHRSLRDTTGLWQKFPQGD, from the coding sequence ATGGCGACTTCTGGTTTGCGCGTGGCTGATCTGCCCGAAGATGAGCGACCGCGGGAACGGCTGATGCGATCGGGAGCTAGCAGCCTCTCGACGGCTGAACTGCTCGCGATCTTGTTAGGAACGGGACAAGGACCGGGTGGATTGTCCGCCGTTGGGCTGGGTCAACTGCTCCTCAGTCAGCTAGGAGAACACCAACGCGAACCGTTGCGCGTTCTGCGTCAAATTACGGTTACTGAACTGATGCAAATTCCTGGAATTGGTCCAGCTAAGGCGACAGCGATCGCTGCTGCGATCGAGTTAGGTAAGCGCATCTATCAAACGACGACGAGTGAGTTGCTACCGATCACGTCGCCGGAAGCGGCTGCCAAGGCTCTCAGCGCCGATCTGATGTGGGCGGAGCAGGAACGCTTTGCCCTGCTGCTGTTGGATGTTCGCCATAACCTCTTGGCCCAACGGGTGCTGACCATCGGGACCGCCACTGAAACCTTGGCCAATCCCCGCGAAATTTTCCGAGAAGCCCTACGCCTCGGGGCAACTCGCTTGATCGTGGCCCATAACCATCCGTCTGGGCAGGTCGATCCCAGCAGTGCCGACCTGAGTTTGACGGAACAACTACTGCAACTCGGGCAAGCGCTGGAGCTACCCGTGCTCGATCACCTCATTTTGGGCCAAGGACACCATCGCAGCTTGCGCGACACCACAGGGCTTTGGCAGAAATTTCCACAGGGCGATTGA
- a CDS encoding M16 family metallopeptidase codes for MPALLTSPCYRSQLANGIVLLVYENPSANIVAGRLFLRQGSSSEPPEQAGLLALLSALLTKGSRDRSAHEIAEFVESSGASLGTDVANDYFLVSLKSVAADFPALLTLAAELLRYPSLPDAEFDLEQRLALEALRSQREQPFNLAYDQLRQSLYGQHPYALDTLGTETTLGSLSRDRLAAAHQQYFRPDQLVISVAGQITPEEAESWVEEVFGDWQNPPTPAPIALLPDRNQPSDRVSQVRQMQQLILMLGFATVDVRSPDYTALKLLAAYLGNGMSSRLFVELREKQSLAYEVSAVFPTRLGPAPFVAYLGTAIENGPQALAALRSELDRLSVALLSSEEVAVTQRKVLGQYALSKQSNAQIAQLYGWYETLGLGIDFDQQFPEAIAAVQATDLQRVAQTWLQQGCLSLVGPEAAIADLI; via the coding sequence TTGCCTGCCCTCCTGACCTCCCCGTGCTATCGCAGCCAATTAGCCAACGGTATTGTTCTGTTGGTCTACGAAAATCCCAGCGCCAATATTGTGGCGGGGAGACTATTCTTGCGGCAGGGCAGCAGTAGCGAGCCCCCTGAACAAGCAGGCTTACTGGCGCTCCTCTCGGCTTTGTTGACCAAGGGCAGCCGCGATCGCAGTGCCCATGAAATCGCTGAATTTGTTGAGTCCAGTGGCGCGAGCCTCGGCACGGATGTCGCCAACGATTATTTCTTGGTCAGCCTCAAGAGCGTTGCCGCTGATTTCCCAGCCTTGCTGACCTTGGCAGCGGAACTGTTGCGCTATCCCAGTCTGCCAGATGCCGAATTTGATCTAGAGCAACGCTTAGCCCTCGAAGCCTTGCGCAGTCAACGGGAGCAGCCGTTCAATCTGGCCTACGACCAACTGCGGCAGAGTCTCTACGGTCAGCATCCCTATGCCCTCGACACCTTGGGCACCGAAACGACCCTCGGGTCCCTCAGCCGCGATCGCTTGGCAGCGGCACATCAGCAATACTTCCGCCCGGATCAACTGGTGATCAGTGTGGCAGGGCAGATCACCCCCGAAGAAGCCGAATCTTGGGTCGAAGAGGTTTTTGGGGATTGGCAAAATCCGCCGACTCCCGCACCGATCGCCCTACTGCCCGATCGCAATCAACCCAGCGATCGCGTCAGCCAAGTCCGTCAGATGCAACAGCTGATTTTGATGCTGGGCTTCGCCACCGTTGATGTACGATCGCCCGACTACACGGCACTCAAGTTGCTGGCGGCTTACCTGGGTAATGGCATGTCCAGTCGCCTGTTTGTAGAGCTGCGCGAAAAGCAAAGCCTTGCCTACGAAGTTTCGGCGGTCTTCCCGACGCGACTTGGCCCCGCACCATTCGTCGCCTACCTAGGAACAGCGATCGAAAATGGGCCCCAAGCCCTAGCGGCGCTGCGATCGGAGTTGGATCGCCTCAGTGTAGCCCTGCTCAGTTCTGAGGAAGTGGCCGTCACCCAACGCAAGGTGTTGGGGCAGTACGCGCTTAGTAAACAGAGCAACGCTCAAATTGCTCAACTCTATGGCTGGTACGAAACGCTGGGTCTGGGCATCGATTTTGACCAGCAGTTTCCGGAAGCGATCGCGGCCGTACAAGCGACTGACTTACAGCGCGTTGCTCAAACTTGGCTCCAGCAAGGCTGCCTTTCCTTAGTTGGTCCCGAAGCAGCGATTGCGGATTTGATCTAG
- a CDS encoding phycocyanobilin:ferredoxin oxidoreductase, giving the protein MSSSTRVGLKEQLHPLIRDLATGIEATWQRWLNLEPYAAMPADLGYIEGKLEGERLQIENRCYQSREFRKLHLELARVGNNLDILHCVLFPRTTFDLPMFGADLVGGRGQISAAIVDLSPTTIARELSNDYIAGLTALPNPTFQGLRELPTWGDIFSSFCLFIRPGSPEEEAAFLDRALGFLQVHCQQAAAATALTDPEAIATVLEQQRYYCEQQRRNDKTRRVLEKAFGDDWADRYMTTMLFDLPSD; this is encoded by the coding sequence ATGTCCTCCAGCACGCGAGTCGGCCTCAAAGAACAGCTGCATCCCTTGATTCGGGATTTGGCCACAGGCATCGAAGCGACTTGGCAGCGGTGGCTGAACCTCGAGCCCTACGCGGCGATGCCAGCAGATTTGGGTTACATCGAAGGCAAGCTAGAAGGCGAGCGGCTCCAGATTGAAAATCGCTGCTACCAAAGCCGGGAGTTTCGCAAACTGCACCTCGAGCTAGCACGGGTTGGCAACAACCTCGATATCCTCCACTGTGTCCTGTTTCCCCGAACAACTTTTGATCTGCCGATGTTTGGCGCAGACTTGGTCGGCGGCCGGGGTCAGATCAGTGCGGCGATTGTCGATCTCTCACCGACTACGATTGCCCGAGAACTTTCCAACGATTACATCGCAGGTTTGACGGCGTTGCCCAATCCAACCTTTCAAGGCCTGCGGGAGTTACCCACGTGGGGTGATATTTTCTCGTCCTTCTGTCTGTTTATTCGCCCCGGGTCACCCGAGGAAGAAGCGGCCTTCCTCGATCGCGCCTTGGGCTTTTTGCAAGTCCATTGTCAACAGGCAGCGGCAGCTACAGCGCTGACCGACCCAGAGGCGATCGCCACCGTGCTCGAGCAGCAGCGCTACTACTGCGAGCAGCAGCGACGCAATGACAAAACCCGTCGCGTCTTGGAAAAAGCCTTTGGTGATGACTGGGCCGATCGCTATATGACGACCATGCTCTTTGATTTGCCCAGTGATTGA
- a CDS encoding HlyD family efflux transporter periplasmic adaptor subunit, with product MVETRSPATFKPALSGNRQRWLIYGGLAIVVIGGVAFLRSRSAAPPEPAPVAQTQVDRYVGALGRLEPEGRVVKLTAPQSGFSQARIADLRVEEGDRVSEGQILAVLDNQPELAAAAAAANSAVAVATADLNRILAGAKSTDRQTQQQQINRIQAELAIAQREYDRNQALFQSGAIAATALDSKRLDVERLQGELAVARSTLASLSEAQPEEVQLAQARLAQARAQAQEAAAQLANTVIRAPFAGQVLRVNSRPGESGSDDGVIELARTDRMQVVAEVYETDVGRIRVGQPVTITSEHGGFSGSLTGRVALIGGKIDKKGVFSTDPASDIDSRVVEVRIDLDPSDRQKVSQLTNLQVLVRIDAGRS from the coding sequence ATGGTTGAGACGCGCAGTCCGGCGACTTTCAAGCCGGCTCTTTCAGGCAATCGCCAGCGCTGGCTGATCTACGGTGGCCTTGCAATCGTCGTCATTGGGGGTGTGGCATTTTTGCGGAGTCGCAGTGCTGCTCCTCCAGAGCCGGCTCCTGTGGCTCAAACCCAAGTCGATCGCTATGTGGGCGCTTTGGGTCGCTTGGAACCGGAAGGCCGTGTGGTCAAGCTGACGGCTCCCCAGTCGGGCTTTAGTCAGGCACGGATTGCGGATCTGCGAGTTGAAGAAGGCGATCGCGTTAGCGAAGGGCAAATTCTGGCGGTACTGGACAATCAGCCAGAATTGGCTGCTGCTGCCGCTGCCGCCAATAGTGCAGTTGCGGTAGCCACAGCAGACTTGAACCGAATTTTGGCGGGTGCCAAATCGACCGATCGCCAAACCCAGCAGCAGCAGATCAACCGTATTCAAGCGGAACTAGCGATCGCTCAGCGGGAATACGATCGCAACCAAGCCCTGTTCCAGAGTGGCGCGATCGCGGCCACAGCCCTCGATAGCAAGCGTTTGGATGTTGAGCGACTTCAAGGTGAGCTAGCAGTAGCTCGCAGCACCCTCGCCAGTTTGTCGGAAGCCCAACCGGAAGAAGTCCAACTCGCTCAAGCCCGCCTCGCTCAAGCTCGGGCTCAGGCCCAAGAAGCAGCAGCGCAACTGGCAAATACGGTCATTCGCGCCCCCTTTGCGGGTCAAGTGCTGCGAGTCAATAGCCGACCGGGTGAAAGCGGCAGTGATGACGGGGTGATTGAATTAGCCCGCACCGATCGCATGCAGGTGGTGGCGGAAGTCTATGAAACGGACGTGGGGCGGATCCGCGTTGGTCAACCCGTGACGATTACCAGTGAGCACGGTGGCTTTAGCGGCAGTCTTACCGGTCGAGTGGCTTTGATCGGCGGCAAGATCGACAAGAAAGGCGTTTTCAGCACTGATCCTGCCTCCGATATCGATTCGCGTGTGGTCGAAGTGCGGATCGATCTGGACCCCAGCGATCGCCAAAAAGTCTCGCAGCTAACCAATCTCCAAGTCCTGGTGCGGATTGATGCAGGTCGCTCTTAA
- the devC gene encoding ABC transporter permease DevC, with product MQVALKWPWPRRIPLAWRQLARQRVRLLVALAGISFAGLLMFMQMGFRDGLFDSIVTLHEAIAADVVLISPQSTALTSMRPFPQRRLYQALSLSDVQSVSPLYVGLVNWKNPENRQPRSILTLGISPDEAAFDLKGLPENLNAIRIPDVVLFDQTSRSEFGPVAQRFRSGQSVVTEVGERRIRVGGLFTMGASFGADGNIITSDLNFLRIFPQRRRDEIDVGLIRAEPGTNIAQLVQELQRSLPPDVRVMSKRQFVEFERNYWATSTAIGFIFTFGTVIGFIVGGVIVYQILYSDVSDHLAEYATLKAMGYSDRYLLWVVFQEALILAALGYIPGVILSTGLYAITRSATMIPIGMTFDRASIVFILTLVMCLGSGMIAVRRLEAADPADIF from the coding sequence ATGCAGGTCGCTCTTAAATGGCCATGGCCACGCCGGATTCCCCTCGCATGGCGACAGTTAGCCCGCCAGCGGGTGCGACTGCTCGTGGCCTTAGCCGGCATCAGCTTTGCCGGTCTGCTGATGTTTATGCAAATGGGCTTTCGCGACGGTCTGTTTGACAGCATCGTCACCCTACATGAGGCGATCGCGGCGGATGTGGTGCTGATCAGTCCGCAATCGACCGCACTGACGTCGATGCGGCCTTTTCCGCAACGCCGCCTCTACCAAGCCCTCAGCCTGTCGGATGTGCAATCGGTTAGCCCGCTTTACGTCGGCTTGGTCAACTGGAAAAACCCAGAGAACCGCCAACCGCGATCAATCCTGACACTGGGCATTAGTCCGGATGAGGCCGCATTTGACCTCAAGGGCTTACCGGAAAATCTCAATGCAATCCGCATCCCAGATGTCGTGTTGTTTGACCAGACCTCGCGATCGGAATTTGGCCCAGTAGCCCAGCGTTTTCGGTCGGGGCAATCGGTGGTTACCGAGGTCGGCGAGCGGCGGATTCGCGTCGGTGGACTGTTTACGATGGGCGCCTCATTTGGAGCCGACGGCAATATTATCACTAGCGATCTCAACTTCCTGCGTATCTTTCCTCAGCGACGACGCGATGAGATTGATGTGGGGTTGATCCGCGCTGAACCCGGCACCAATATTGCCCAGCTCGTCCAAGAACTACAGCGATCGCTGCCACCCGATGTGCGAGTCATGAGCAAGCGGCAATTTGTCGAATTTGAGCGCAACTATTGGGCGACCAGTACAGCGATCGGCTTCATCTTCACCTTCGGGACGGTGATTGGCTTCATTGTTGGCGGCGTGATCGTCTATCAGATTCTCTACAGCGATGTTTCGGACCATTTGGCGGAGTACGCTACCCTCAAGGCGATGGGCTACAGCGATCGCTACTTACTGTGGGTCGTGTTTCAAGAAGCCCTGATTCTGGCTGCGCTGGGCTATATTCCCGGCGTGATTCTCTCGACAGGTCTCTACGCCATCACCCGCAGCGCCACGATGATCCCGATTGGGATGACCTTCGATCGCGCCTCGATTGTCTTTATCCTCACCCTTGTCATGTGTTTGGGGTCAGGCATGATCGCGGTGCGTCGCCTAGAGGCAGCTGATCCAGCCGACATTTTCTAA
- the truB gene encoding tRNA pseudouridine(55) synthase TruB: protein MSSEGFVNLDKPAGWTSHDCVAKLRRLLRERRIGHGGTLDPAVTGVLPIAVGRATRLLPYLPSGKTYVGTIRFGLQTSTDDLTGDRLAEADTSHLSREAIEAALPQFLGHIQQQPPQVSAVQVQGQRLYQLARRGEAPTELPWRTVEIQSIRILQWRSGSQAELSVEIHCGAGTYIRSLARDLGAVLGVGGTLAELRRTASSGFDLNQSTPLTELLDGAAVPLLALDLPLQHLAKVQLSAETSDRWRQGQAMPVPDSVLPDAAPVRVYDLNGQFLGIGAIAAGLCKPKVVLAAL from the coding sequence ATGTCATCGGAAGGGTTTGTCAACCTCGATAAGCCAGCGGGCTGGACTTCCCATGACTGTGTCGCCAAGTTACGGCGTCTGTTACGGGAGCGGCGTATCGGCCATGGTGGCACGCTTGATCCGGCAGTCACAGGTGTTCTGCCGATCGCGGTGGGACGAGCCACGCGGCTCCTACCCTATCTTCCCAGTGGCAAAACCTACGTCGGCACCATTCGCTTCGGGTTGCAGACCAGTACGGACGATCTGACGGGCGATCGCCTGGCAGAAGCCGATACCAGCCACTTGTCGCGAGAGGCAATCGAGGCGGCGCTACCCCAATTCCTCGGCCACATTCAGCAGCAACCGCCCCAGGTTAGTGCCGTACAAGTGCAAGGGCAGCGACTCTATCAGCTTGCTCGGCGCGGGGAAGCCCCCACGGAGCTCCCTTGGCGCACCGTAGAAATTCAGTCAATTCGAATTCTCCAGTGGCGATCGGGCAGTCAAGCCGAATTATCTGTCGAAATCCACTGTGGTGCTGGCACTTACATCCGTTCTCTAGCGCGAGACCTCGGAGCCGTGCTGGGGGTCGGTGGCACCCTAGCAGAGTTGCGTCGTACTGCGAGTAGTGGCTTTGATCTGAACCAGAGCACGCCGCTGACTGAACTGCTCGATGGAGCAGCGGTGCCGCTCTTGGCTTTGGATTTGCCATTGCAGCATTTAGCCAAAGTTCAACTGAGTGCCGAAACCAGCGATCGCTGGCGACAAGGACAAGCGATGCCCGTGCCTGACAGTGTTCTTCCCGATGCAGCTCCAGTCCGTGTCTATGATCTCAACGGCCAGTTCTTAGGAATCGGCGCGATCGCGGCAGGACTGTGCAAGCCCAAAGTCGTACTCGCGGCTCTTTGA
- a CDS encoding response regulator: MANILVVDDSSLYLELARQALVDHGHQVELANNGQEALQSVANKKPVLILLDIVMPEMNGYDVLRSLKKSAENATIPVILCSTKGEDFDKYWGLKQGANAYLTKPYEPTELLLLVQEQLTAARNS; encoded by the coding sequence ATGGCCAATATCCTCGTTGTTGATGACAGCAGTCTCTACCTAGAACTTGCCCGTCAAGCCTTAGTTGATCATGGCCACCAGGTTGAACTTGCCAACAACGGTCAAGAAGCCTTGCAATCCGTCGCCAACAAGAAGCCTGTCTTGATTCTGCTCGATATCGTTATGCCAGAAATGAATGGCTACGACGTACTGCGATCGCTCAAGAAATCAGCTGAAAACGCTACGATTCCTGTCATTCTTTGCTCGACCAAAGGCGAGGATTTTGACAAGTATTGGGGGCTCAAACAGGGAGCCAATGCCTACTTGACTAAGCCCTATGAACCAACCGAACTATTGCTATTGGTGCAGGAACAACTGACTGCAGCCCGCAATTCTTGA
- the rpmA gene encoding 50S ribosomal protein L27 has translation MAHKKGTGSTRNGRDSNAQRLGVKKFGGEVVRSGSIIVRQRGTKFHPGVNVGRGGDDTLFALIDGVVTFERKGKGGKKVSVYPAGEAA, from the coding sequence ATGGCTCATAAGAAAGGTACGGGTAGTACTCGTAACGGGCGTGACTCTAACGCTCAGCGCCTCGGCGTCAAAAAATTCGGTGGCGAAGTGGTGCGCTCGGGCAGCATCATCGTTCGTCAACGGGGTACTAAGTTCCATCCGGGTGTCAATGTTGGTCGCGGCGGTGACGACACCCTGTTTGCACTGATCGACGGCGTCGTCACCTTTGAGCGCAAAGGCAAAGGCGGCAAGAAAGTCAGCGTTTACCCTGCTGGCGAAGCTGCTTAA
- the rplU gene encoding 50S ribosomal protein L21 has product MAYAIIEASDKQLWVEPGRFYDLDRLDADLDQSLTLDKVLLVQDEGAPQIGQPYVAGATVQVTVLSHPRGRKVTVYKMTPKKKTRKKQGHRQDLTRVLVESITVGGKVLTANAADLPKSEADIDAAG; this is encoded by the coding sequence ATGGCTTACGCAATCATCGAAGCAAGCGATAAGCAACTCTGGGTTGAACCCGGTCGGTTCTACGATCTCGATCGCCTCGACGCAGACTTGGATCAGTCGCTCACCCTCGACAAAGTCCTGCTCGTTCAAGACGAAGGCGCACCGCAGATTGGACAGCCCTACGTGGCCGGTGCCACAGTGCAAGTGACGGTTCTGAGTCACCCTCGGGGTCGCAAAGTCACTGTCTACAAGATGACGCCCAAGAAAAAAACCCGTAAGAAACAAGGCCATCGCCAAGATTTGACCCGGGTTTTGGTGGAGTCGATTACTGTAGGCGGTAAAGTCTTGACGGCTAACGCGGCTGACTTACCGAAATCAGAAGCGGACATTGACGCTGCTGGCTAG
- a CDS encoding circadian clock protein KaiA → MLSQIAICIWVESTAILQDCQRALSADRYQLQVCESGEMLLEYAQTHRDQIDCLILVAANPSFRAVVQQLCFEGVVVPAIVVGDRDSEDPDEPAKEQLYHSAELHLGIHQLEQLPYQVDAALAEFLRLAPVEAMADHIMLMGANHDPELSSQQRDLAQRLQERLGYLGVYYKRDPDRFLRNLPAYESQKLHQAMQTSYREIVLSYFSPNSNLNQSIDNFVNMAFFADVPVTKVVEIHMELMDEFAKKLRVEGRSEDILLDYRLTLIDVIAHLCEMYRRSIPRET, encoded by the coding sequence GTGCTCTCGCAAATTGCAATCTGCATTTGGGTGGAATCGACGGCAATTTTGCAGGATTGCCAGCGGGCGCTGTCGGCCGATCGCTATCAACTCCAAGTCTGTGAGTCTGGCGAAATGCTCTTGGAGTATGCCCAAACCCATCGTGACCAAATCGACTGCCTGATTTTAGTGGCAGCCAATCCCAGCTTCAGGGCAGTTGTTCAGCAGCTCTGCTTTGAGGGAGTGGTGGTACCAGCGATTGTCGTAGGCGATCGCGACAGTGAGGATCCCGATGAACCAGCCAAAGAACAGCTCTATCACAGCGCTGAACTGCACCTCGGTATCCATCAGCTCGAGCAATTGCCCTACCAAGTTGATGCTGCACTGGCTGAATTTCTGCGCTTAGCCCCGGTCGAGGCCATGGCCGACCACATCATGCTGATGGGGGCCAACCACGATCCCGAGCTATCGAGCCAGCAGCGGGACCTCGCTCAGCGACTACAAGAGCGCCTAGGCTATCTCGGGGTCTACTACAAGCGTGATCCCGATCGCTTTCTGCGCAACCTACCCGCCTACGAAAGCCAAAAGCTGCACCAAGCGATGCAGACTAGCTATCGTGAAATCGTTTTGAGCTATTTTTCGCCGAATAGCAACCTCAACCAGAGCATTGACAACTTCGTCAACATGGCTTTCTTTGCCGATGTTCCAGTCACCAAAGTGGTAGAAATTCACATGGAGCTGATGGACGAGTTTGCCAAGAAGCTCCGCGTAGAGGGACGTTCAGAGGACATTTTGCTGGATTATCGGCTGACTTTAATTGATGTAATTGCACATCTTTGTGAGATGTATCGACGGTCTATCCCACGAGAAACCTGA
- the kaiB gene encoding circadian clock protein KaiB encodes MSPRKTYILKLYVAGNTPNSVRALKTLKNILEVEFQGVYALKVIDVLKNPQLAEEDKILATPTLAKVLPLPVRRIIGDLSDREKVLIGLDLLYGELQDSDDF; translated from the coding sequence ATGAGCCCTCGTAAAACCTACATTCTCAAGCTCTACGTCGCCGGCAATACTCCAAACTCAGTCCGTGCCCTCAAAACGCTCAAGAACATTCTCGAAGTTGAATTTCAAGGTGTTTATGCTCTAAAGGTGATCGATGTTCTCAAAAATCCTCAGTTGGCAGAAGAGGATAAAATCCTAGCGACGCCAACCCTCGCCAAGGTTCTACCACTGCCTGTCCGACGGATTATTGGTGATTTATCCGACCGTGAGAAAGTTTTGATTGGCCTTGATTTACTCTACGGCGAACTTCAAGATTCCGACGACTTCTAA